In the Halanaerobiales bacterium genome, one interval contains:
- a CDS encoding UvrD-helicase domain-containing protein — MIKTLKASAGTGKTYRLSLEYVYSLLRGENFEEIVVMTFTRKATAEIKERIFEHLESLIKEKRKSEVYKNLKNIYPDIELNIEELNNIYKRMIINKDQINIYTIDSFINQIFKKAVAPYLGIYNYEIIEDNENDEIIEMVFKRIIDNKDDYNQMERFLNATVDRKIDKYLSLIKNIINERWKLILLDNEKRDKMEYKSPVRLLDETIHYLRKIAEEKERDLNELLIKDYKDFIPDYINTKDKENKLTKIIKNKDLFLNKSFWHGNKVKGKAVKESRFMMNKNYEIFKNNLAAYIFNKEIIPYERDIFDFYQRIFEIYDEIKFKEKKFTHTDISNYSYKYFKNSDLSLIKDESDLSVDKVSSYFYELLGNEVKNLFIDEFQDTSVLQWKILLPLIQDTKNLITVGDEKQSIYGWRGGEKELFANLEEIIGGKTESLNICYRSHKEVLNFVNEFFLNIEKDWEYNRVDYLKEKNSGYVEVLLGGDKCKKNTNTKTFERMSEEKQMKYKEMNKNIKSNLKEKISEKISKKLNDGQEIGILARTSKDLNEIAYELDKKNISYIYENKNSIIEHRALKGLYYLLLYLNYGDYFNLIRFLRSDIIGINSHEMKMILQNKNLIEEYLEKKEKEFDFDPELADYLKVDRKNKKSLNFTYLEKIIEKVINLKDMSYSLLSKKIFEILDFVEIYKDNNDISKNIYKFYSLMNKYSSLEEFIDFIEENKDSDTLNQVEVKENNSVKLMTIHKAKGLSFDTVFYYWSPGGNRGGNAGNLNLYVDFDDKYEKIKDYLLTNSNYKKYFEYLNFDFAEKEEQKSLMEEINNLYVALTRAKNNLFLYIEGPRGLKVNSNSLIWADNDNYGFYEKALLKATKSHSLNDLIYGKKFGQLTFDEKVKN, encoded by the coding sequence ATGATAAAGACTCTTAAAGCCAGTGCAGGAACTGGAAAAACTTATAGATTATCATTAGAATATGTATATTCTCTTTTAAGAGGTGAAAATTTTGAAGAAATTGTTGTCATGACTTTTACCAGAAAAGCTACAGCAGAAATTAAAGAAAGAATTTTTGAACATTTAGAATCACTTATAAAAGAAAAAAGAAAAAGTGAAGTTTATAAAAATCTAAAAAATATATATCCTGATATCGAATTAAATATAGAAGAATTAAATAACATATATAAAAGGATGATTATAAATAAAGACCAAATAAATATATATACTATAGATAGTTTTATAAACCAAATTTTTAAAAAAGCAGTAGCTCCTTATTTAGGAATTTATAATTATGAGATCATTGAAGATAATGAAAATGATGAAATCATTGAAATGGTTTTTAAAAGAATAATTGATAATAAAGATGATTATAATCAAATGGAAAGATTTTTAAATGCTACTGTTGATAGAAAAATAGATAAATATCTTTCGCTTATAAAAAATATAATTAATGAAAGATGGAAATTGATTTTATTAGACAATGAAAAAAGAGACAAAATGGAATATAAAAGTCCAGTAAGGCTATTGGATGAAACAATACATTATTTAAGAAAAATTGCAGAAGAAAAAGAAAGAGATTTAAATGAATTATTAATTAAAGACTATAAAGATTTTATACCGGATTATATAAATACTAAAGATAAAGAAAATAAATTAACTAAAATAATAAAAAATAAAGATTTATTTTTAAACAAATCTTTCTGGCATGGGAATAAAGTCAAAGGGAAAGCTGTAAAAGAAAGCAGATTTATGATGAATAAAAATTATGAGATATTTAAAAATAATTTAGCAGCTTATATATTTAATAAAGAGATAATACCTTATGAAAGAGATATATTTGATTTTTATCAAAGGATTTTTGAAATTTATGATGAAATTAAGTTTAAAGAAAAGAAATTTACCCATACTGATATTAGTAATTATAGTTATAAATATTTTAAAAATAGTGATTTATCTCTAATTAAAGATGAAAGTGATTTATCAGTAGATAAGGTAAGTAGTTATTTTTATGAACTCTTAGGTAATGAAGTGAAAAATTTATTTATCGATGAATTTCAGGATACCAGTGTTCTCCAGTGGAAAATTTTGTTACCACTTATTCAAGATACTAAAAATTTAATTACAGTTGGTGATGAAAAACAGTCTATTTATGGCTGGAGGGGTGGAGAGAAGGAACTCTTTGCCAATCTTGAAGAGATTATTGGGGGAAAGACAGAATCTTTAAATATATGTTACAGAAGCCATAAAGAGGTTTTAAACTTTGTTAATGAATTTTTTCTAAATATAGAAAAAGATTGGGAATATAATAGAGTTGATTATTTAAAAGAAAAAAATTCAGGTTATGTTGAAGTTTTACTCGGGGGAGATAAATGTAAAAAGAATACTAATACTAAAACTTTTGAAAGAATGAGTGAAGAAAAACAAATGAAGTACAAAGAAATGAATAAAAATATAAAATCAAATCTTAAAGAAAAAATTTCCGAAAAAATAAGCAAAAAATTAAACGATGGGCAGGAAATAGGAATATTAGCAAGAACTTCTAAGGATTTAAATGAAATTGCCTATGAACTTGATAAAAAGAATATCTCATATATTTATGAAAATAAAAATAGTATAATAGAACATAGAGCTTTAAAAGGACTTTATTATCTTCTTCTTTATCTTAATTATGGTGACTATTTTAATTTAATAAGATTTTTAAGAAGTGATATTATTGGTATTAATAGTCATGAAATGAAGATGATTTTGCAAAATAAAAATTTAATTGAAGAATATTTAGAAAAAAAAGAAAAAGAATTTGATTTTGATCCAGAATTAGCTGATTATTTAAAAGTTGATAGAAAAAATAAAAAAAGTTTAAATTTTACTTATCTGGAAAAAATTATTGAAAAAGTTATAAATTTAAAAGATATGAGTTATAGTTTATTATCAAAAAAAATATTTGAAATTTTAGATTTTGTGGAAATTTATAAAGATAATAATGATATTTCTAAAAATATATATAAATTCTATTCTTTAATGAATAAATATAGCTCTTTGGAAGAATTTATTGATTTTATTGAGGAGAATAAAGATAGTGATACTTTAAATCAGGTTGAAGTAAAAGAAAATAATTCAGTAAAACTAATGACTATTCACAAAGCGAAAGGGCTTTCATTTGATACTGTTTTTTATTACTGGTCTCCTGGAGGTAACAGAGGAGGTAATGCTGGTAACTTAAATCTTTATGTTGATTTTGATGATAAATATGAGAAAATTAAAGATTATTTATTAACAAATAGTAATTATAAAAAATACTTTGAATATCTAAACTTTGATTTTGCAGAAAAAGAAGAGCAAAAATCCCTTATGGAAGAAATTAATAATCTATATGTTGCTTTAACAAGGGCTAAAAATAATTTATTTTTATATATAGAAGGTCCTAGAGGTTTAAAGGTCAATTCAAATAGTTTAATTTGGGCTGATAATGATAATTATGGTTTTTATGAAAAGGCTTTACTAAAAGCAACTAAATCACATTCTCTAAATGATTTAATATATGGTAAAAAATTTGGTCAACTAACATTTGATGAAAAAGTCAAAAATCA